From a single Raphanus sativus cultivar WK10039 chromosome 3, ASM80110v3, whole genome shotgun sequence genomic region:
- the LOC130509351 gene encoding uncharacterized protein LOC130509351 — protein sequence MSRSIEMARARFTQRYAAANVGVFWDINDFPIPDYLDSYAFYEDVKTSLQEKGFTGSFSLHLYADGDPYMPARLVNRFRCPELGVSYLQVVNFVEILGCC from the exons ATGTCCAGGTCGATAGAGATGGCACGCGCTCGTTTTACCCAAAGATACGCAG CGGCCAACGTGGGTGTATTCTGGGACATCAATGATTTCCCCATTCCCGATTATCTTGATTCATATGCCTTTTATGAAGATGTGAAAACAAGTCTTCAGGAGAAGGGTTTTACTGGTAGCTTTTCATTACATCTATACGCAGATGGCGATCCCTACATGCCTGCCAGATTGGTAAACCGATTTCGGTGTCCCGAACTTGGAGTCAGTTACCTTCAG GTGGTGAATTTTGTAGAGATTCTTGGATGCTGTTAG